A single Argentina anserina chromosome 7, drPotAnse1.1, whole genome shotgun sequence DNA region contains:
- the LOC126801503 gene encoding diphosphomevalonate decarboxylase 2 has translation MADDQKWVLMVTAQTPTNIAVIKYWGKRDESLILPVNDSISVTLDPDHLCTTTTVSVSPSFTHDRMWLNGEEISLSGGRFQRCLKEIRSRACDVCDEKKGIKISKKDWDNLHVHIASFNNFPTAAGLASSAAGFACLVFALGKLMNVKEDQSQLSAIARQGSGSACRSLYGGFVKWIMGKDDKGTDSLAVQLADEKHWDELVIIIAVVSSRQKETSSTTGMRDTVETSLLLQHRAKEVVPKRILKMKEAIQNRDFASFAQLSCTDSNQFHAVCLDTCPPIFYMNDTSHRIISLVEKWNRSEGTPQVAYTFDAGPNAVMIARDRKTATLLLQKLLYTFPPNSDADLDSFVLGDKAILKDAGINAPEDIGTLSQPPELKGQQYKGDVSYFICTRPGRGPVVLSDETHLLNPETGLPK, from the exons ATGGCCGACGACCAGAAATGGGTTCTGATGGTGACGGCGCAGACCCCCACCAACATCGCCGTGATCAAGTACTGGGGCAAGAGGGACGAGAGCCTCATCTTGCCGGTCAACGACAGCATCAGCGTCACTCTTGACCCCGACCACCTctgcaccaccaccaccgtcTCCGTCAGCCCTTCCTTCACCCACGACCGCATGTGGCTCAACGGCGAAGAGATTTCCCTCTCCGGCGGCAGATTCCAGCGCTGCCTCAAGGAGATTCGCAGCCGGGCATGCGATGTTTGTGATGAGAAGAAGGGGATCAAGATCAGTAAGAAGGACTGGGACAACCTTCATGTCCATATTGCTTCCTTCAACAATTTCCCTACTGCTGCCGGATTGGCTTCCTCCGCCGCCGGTTTCGCCTGTCTCG TTTTCGCCCTTGGAAAGTTAATGAATGTTAAAGAAGATCAGAGCCAGCTTTCTGCTATTGCAAG GCAAGGTTCAGGCAGTGCTTGTCGCAGTCTGTACGGGGGATTTGTCAAGTGGATCATGGGAAAA GATGATAAGGGAACCGACAGTCTTGCGGTTCAACTTGCAGACGAGAAGCACTGGGATGAGCTTGTTATTATAATTGCTGTG GTAAGTTCTAGGCAGAAGGAAACAAGTAGTACTACAGGAATGCGTGATACTGtcgaaacaagtttactctTGCAACATAGGGCGAAG GAAGTAGTGCCCAAACGCAtattaaaaatgaaagaagCCATTCAGAACCGCGATTTTGCTTCTTTCGCACAATTGTCCTGCACTGACAGTAACCAGTTTCATGCTGTCTGCCTGGACACATGTCCTCCCATTTTCTACATGAATGATACATCCCACAG GATAATCAGCCTTGTTGAGAAGTGGAATCGTTCAGAAGGAACACCTCAG GTGGCTTATACATTTGATGCGGGCCCAAATGCGGTTATGATTGCACGTGACAGAAAAACTGCTACCCTATTGCTTCAGAAGCTTCTTTACACCTTCCCTCCGAATTCTGATGCGGATTTGGACAG tttCGTTCTTGGTGATAAGGCAATTTTGAAAGATGCTGGAATTAATGCCCCTGAGGATATTGGGACTCTGTCCCAACCACCAGAACTCAAGGGCCAGCAGTACAAAGGAGATGTTAGTTACTTTATTTGCACAAGACCTGGGAGAGGTCCAGTGGTGTTGTCAGATGAAACTCATCTTCTCAACCCTGAAACTGGCTTGCCGAAGTAA
- the LOC126801508 gene encoding uncharacterized protein LOC126801508 yields the protein MYRRVALLLLVGLLSWAYQATQPPPPSICGSPGGPPITDPRLKLRDGRYLAYKEHGVSIQAARHKIIFVHGFGSSRLDAVIATKPSPEFIEELGVHIVSFDRPGYGESDPDPNRTVKSLALDIEELADQLLFGAKFYVVGYSMGGQVIWSCLQYIPHRLAGATLYAPVINYWWPGFPANLSTDAYYKQPLGDQWALRVAHYVPWLTYWWNTQKLFPSSTVIGRSPDNFSSQDLEILRNMQASGIQTNRPHGKQQGVYESNHRDLMIGFGSWEFDPMEIKNPFPNNEGSVHLWQGDDDRLVPVELQRFIVGKLPWIDYHELPGAGHMFPYNNNINEAMLKAMLTGEK from the exons ATGTACAGGAGAGTCGCGTTATTGTTGCTGGTTGGATTGCTGTCATGGGCTTATCAGGCCACTCAACCGCCCCCTCCCAGCATTTGCGGTTCCCCTGGCGGTCCACCCATCACAGATCCTAGATTAAAGCTAAGAGATGGAAGATACTTGGCCTACAAGGAGCATGGTGTGTCAATTCAAGCAGCCAGACATAAGATTATCTTTGTTCATGGCTTTGGTTCTTCCAGACTTGATGCAGTAATCGCGACCAAACCCTCACCG GAATTTATCGAAGAGTTAGGTGTACACATTGTGTCTTTCGACAGACCAGGCTATGGTGAAAGTGATCCAGATCCTAACCGAACAGTTAAGAGTTTGGCATTAGATATAGAAGAGCTTGCTGACCAGCTCTTATTCGGAGCCAAATTTTATGTAGTCGGATATTCTATGGGTGGACAGGTTATCTGGAGTTGTCTTCAGTACATCCCTCATAG GCTAGCTGGAGCGACTCTGTATGCTCCTGTTATCAATTACTGGTGGCCAGGGTTTCCTGCCAACTTGTCAACAGATGCCTACTATAAACAACCCCTCGGGGATCAGTGGGCACTTCGAGTTGCTCACTATGTACCATGGCTAACATACTGGTGGAACACTCAGAAATTATTTCCTTCATCAACTGTTATTGGTCGTAGTCCAGACAATTTCTCCAGTCAAGATTTGGAAATACTTAGGAATATGCAGGCTTCTGGTATACAAACTAACAGA CCTCATGGAAAGCAGCAAGGAGTATATGAGTCGAACCATCGTGATCTGATGATTGGATTTGGGAGTTGGGAGTTTGACCCTATGGAAATCAAGAATCCTTTTCCCAACAATGAAGGGTCTGTCCACCTCTGGCAGGGTGATGATGATAGGCTTGTCCCAGTTGAACTCCAACGCTTTATTGTGGGAAAGCTTCCATGGATTGACTACCATGAATTACCAGGTGCTGGACACATGTTTCCATATAACAACAATATTAACGAAGCTATGTTAAAGGCAATGCTTACTGGGGAGAAGTAG
- the LOC126801504 gene encoding probable sodium/metabolite cotransporter BASS4, chloroplastic: MAGLLLTPPPTKLLSFSRRLSPSPSNHPAFRFKLRSPTSVRASDQIDGDGFKPDKVLSWAKPLPGFVANNFLPIALVGGVALGFANPTLGCLADSYSLSKFSTFGIFIISGLTLHTGEIIAAADAWPVGFFGLASILLFTPYFSRLVLQLPLQPQEFVRGIAIFCCMPTTLSSGVALTQLAGANSALALAMTVISNLLGILIVPFSISKFIADGVGVSVPTKQLFKSLVLTLLIPLIMGKIFRESFKGVADFVDQNRKNLSKISAILLSLVPWMQVSRSRSLLLMVKPTVFLGAIGMGVLLHLILLAFNAVAVKNLAAVSGGNQSVFSMKENADAVLLVASQKTLPVMVAVVEQLGGALGESGLLVLPCVAAHLNQIILDSILVNYWLRKDLPTGDAKVA; the protein is encoded by the exons aTGGCGGGACTACTCCTCACTCCTCCACCCACCAAACTCCTCTCCTTCTCTCGCCGACTCTCCCCTTCTCCCTCCAACCACCCCGCTTTCCGTTTCAAACTCCGGTCTCCCACCTCCGTCCGGGCCTCCGATCAG ATAGATGGTGATGGATTCAAACCAGATAAAGTGTTGAGTTGGGCTAAACCCTTGCCCGGTTTCGTGGCCAATAATTTTCTCCCCATAG CTCTTGTGGGCGGCGTGGCGTTAGGTTTCGCCAATCCAACCCTGGGCTGCCTTGCTGATTCATATTCTCTGTCGAAATTTAGCACATTTGGGATTTTCATCATCTCAG GGTTGACCTTGCACACGGGCGAAATCATTGCTGCCGCAGATGCGTGGCCCGTTGGATTCTTTGGACTA GCATCCATTTTGTTATTTACTCCATATTTTTCGAGGCTAGTACTGCAACTGCCGCTCCAACCTCAAGAGTTTGTTAGAG GGATTGCAATATTTTGCTGTATGCCAACCACGTTATCAAGTGGTGTGGCACTTACTCAG CTAGCTGGGGCCAATTCTGCTCTTGCTCTTGCAATGACTGTCATCTCTAATCTATTGGGAATTCTGATT GTCCCATTTTCTATATCAAAATTCATTGCTGATGGTGTTGGTGTGTCTGTTCCAACTAAGCAGCTGTTCAAAAGTCTTGTTCTCACATTGTTGATCCCCCTAATCATGGGAAAG ATTTTTCGAGAATCTTTCAAAG GTGTTGCAGACTTTGTTGATCAGAACCGTAAAAATCTCTCCAAGATCAGTGCAATTCTCCTCAGTTTA GTGCCATGGATGCAAGTTAGCAGGTCAAGGTCACTGTTGCTGATGGTTAAGCCTACGGTTTTTCTTGGGGCAATTGGAATGGGAGT GCTTCTGCATCTCATTTTGTTAGCCTTTAATGCTGTTGCTGTTAAGAACCTCGCAGCTGTGTCTGGTGGTAATCAATCAGTGTTTTCCATGAAAGAAAATGCAGATGCTGTTCTCCTTGTTGCAAGCCAG AAAACTCTACCTGTAATGGTGGCTGTAGTGGAGCAACTAGGTGGTGCACTTGGTGAGTCTGGTTTACTTGTTCTTCCTTGTGTTGCAGCTCATTTAAATCAG ATTATTCTGGACTCTATTCTTGTTAATTACTGGCTTCGCAAAGATCTCCCAACCGGTGATGCCAAGGTAGCATGA